Proteins from a single region of Belliella baltica DSM 15883:
- a CDS encoding IS256 family transposase — translation MKKEDLLNDDFLKQFKTAGELNSFLQQLQKRAVEKMLEGELDAHLGYEKHQNSDNSNSRNGHSSKTIKNSFGEAEIKVPRDRDGSFEPALVPKRKRMAEGVENVIISMYAKGMSNQDIEEQIRELYDINVSTSTISRVTSAVAEDIVAWRNRPLDPVYLIVWMDGISFKVRENSKVVNKTVYIAVGLRTNGLKEILGLWLGKNESSAFWMGVLTDLKARGVEDILITATDNLNGFTDTIKASFPQSVTQICVVHQIRNACRYVVWKDRKAFTRDMKEIYTAPTKEAAWAALNDFAKKWDSKYSYAIKSWRDNWDELTAFFDYPAEIRKIIYTTNLIENLNGKIRKYTKNKLSFPTDDAVMKSVFLAAREASKKWTMPIRDWGTILNSFLLIFGDRVRLLET, via the coding sequence ATGAAAAAAGAAGATCTATTAAATGATGATTTCCTCAAGCAGTTCAAGACTGCAGGGGAGCTCAATTCCTTTCTTCAACAGCTTCAGAAAAGAGCTGTCGAGAAAATGCTTGAAGGCGAGTTAGATGCCCATCTTGGTTATGAAAAGCATCAGAACTCCGATAATTCCAATTCAAGAAATGGCCATTCCAGCAAAACCATAAAGAACTCCTTTGGAGAAGCTGAAATCAAAGTCCCAAGAGACCGGGACGGCAGCTTTGAGCCTGCCCTTGTGCCCAAACGCAAAAGGATGGCAGAGGGCGTTGAAAACGTGATCATATCCATGTATGCTAAGGGAATGTCAAACCAGGACATCGAAGAGCAGATCCGGGAGCTTTATGACATCAATGTATCCACTTCCACCATCTCAAGGGTTACCAGTGCCGTAGCGGAGGATATTGTTGCATGGAGAAACAGGCCACTTGACCCTGTATACCTGATCGTTTGGATGGATGGTATATCCTTCAAAGTCAGGGAGAACTCCAAAGTAGTTAATAAGACCGTTTATATTGCTGTTGGCCTCAGAACTAATGGCCTCAAAGAGATACTCGGCCTTTGGCTTGGTAAGAATGAATCTTCCGCTTTTTGGATGGGGGTACTCACTGACCTGAAAGCCAGAGGGGTTGAAGATATTCTCATAACAGCAACTGATAACCTGAACGGGTTTACTGATACAATAAAGGCCTCCTTCCCTCAGTCCGTCACCCAGATATGTGTTGTCCATCAGATCAGAAATGCATGTAGATATGTCGTATGGAAAGACCGTAAGGCCTTTACAAGGGATATGAAGGAAATTTATACTGCCCCTACCAAGGAGGCTGCATGGGCTGCTCTTAACGATTTTGCCAAAAAATGGGACTCAAAATACTCCTATGCCATCAAAAGCTGGAGGGACAACTGGGACGAACTCACCGCCTTCTTCGATTACCCCGCTGAAATCCGTAAAATCATCTATACCACCAACCTGATTGAAAACCTGAATGGAAAGATCAGAAAATACACCAAAAACAAGCTCTCTTTTCCAACAGATGATGCTGTTATGAAGTCTGTTTTCCTCGCTGCAAGAGAAGCATCGAAAAAATGGACTATGCCCATTCGGGACTGGGGCACTATTCTTAACAGTTTCCTGCTTATATTTGGTGATAGGGTCAGGCTTCT